One Phaseolus vulgaris cultivar G19833 chromosome 2, P. vulgaris v2.0, whole genome shotgun sequence DNA window includes the following coding sequences:
- the LOC137812901 gene encoding cytochrome P450 CYP736A12-like, translated as MNEGSMSVSIPLLLLSTFIITSIISFIFLSRNRTKHHQRHPPGPPPFPVIGNLHMLGKLPHRTLQALAQQYGPIMSLRLGQVPIVVVSSSEAAQHFLKPHDAVFASRPILEASKYFGYGSKGLAFSEYGPYWRHMRKVCTLQLLSASKVESFAPLRKREVELAVKLVEERAARGEVLDLSRVVHDVVEDIVYKMVLGCSKHDEFDLKGLIQNGMNIAGAFNITDYVPWLRPLDLQGLNRSYKKISAALDQVLEKIIKEHEQGSDVQNEKHHKDFIDILLSLKHQPIDPQDEQSHVIDETNIKAILLDMIAGAFETSATVVEWTLSELLRHPRVMKKLQDELDNLVGRNKLVEENDLAKLKYLDIVIKETLRLYPPGPLVPRESTEDVIVEGYFLEKKSRIIINLWAMGRDCNIWSDNAEVFYPERFINNNLDFRGYDLQYIPFGFGRRGCPGIHLGLATVKLVVAQLVHCFSWELPEGMTPDELDMNERFGLTIPRVKHLFAVPRNRFLRESCNESK; from the exons ATGAATGAAGGAAGCATGTCTGTTTCAATCCCTCTTCTCCTCCTTTCCACCTTCATAATAACATCCATTATCTCCTTCATCTTCCTGAGTCGAAACCGCACCAAACATCACCAGAGACACCCGCCAGGCCCACCGCCCTTCCCGGTCATCGGTAACCTCCACATGCTGGGGAAGCTCCCGCACCGCACGCTCCAGGCCCTGGCCCAACAATACGGGCCCATCATGTCCCTGCGCCTCGGTCAGGTGCCAATCGTCGTCGTCTCCTCCTCCGAGGCCGCACAACACTTCCTGAAACCGCACGACGCCGTTTTCGCGAGCCGTCCAATACTGGAAGCGTCGAAGTACTTCGGCTACGGTTCGAAGGGGTTGGCGTTCTCGGAGTACGGCCCGTACTGGCGGCACATGAGGAAAGTGTGCACGCTCCAACTTCTGAGCGCGTCGAAGGTGGAGTCCTTCGCGCCGCTGAGGAAGCGGGAGGTGGAGCTGGCAGTGAAGTTGGTGGAGGAACGCGCCGCAAGAGGGGAGGTGTTGGACCTTAGCAGAGTGGTGCACGACGTTGTGGAGGATATCGTGTACAAAATGGTGCTGGGGTGTAGCAAGCACGATGAGTTTGATTTGAAGGGGTTGATTCAGAACGGGATGAACATCGCTGGTGCGTTTAATATAACGGATTATGTGCCTTGGCTTCGTCCTTTGGATCTTCag GGATTAAATCGAAGTTACAAGAAAATTAGTGCAGCACTTGACCAAGTGTTGGAAAAGATAATAAAGGAGCATGAACAGGGTTCAGATGTACAAAATGAAAAGCACCATAAGGACTTCATAGACATATTACTCTCGCTGAAGCACCAGCCTATCGATCCTCAGGATGAACAAAGCCATGTCATTGATGAAACTAACATCAAGGCTATACTTTTAGATATGATTGCTGGGGCATTTGAAACTTCTGCAACTGTGGTGGAGTGGACATTATCCGAGCTCCTGAGGCATCCAAGAGTGATGAAAAAGCTTCAAGATGAGCTAGATAATTTGGTTGGAAGGAACAAATTAGTGGAGGAAAATGATTTGGCCAAGTTAaagtacttggatattgtgatcaaGGAGACCTTGAGATTATATCCTCCTGGACCATTAGTTCCAAGAGAATCAACAGAGGATGTTATAGTTGAGGGTTACTTCTTAGAGAAAAAATCAAGAATCATAATAAACTTATGGGCAATGGGAAGAGATTGTAATATATGGTCTGATAATGCTGAAGTGTTTTATCCAGAGAGATTCATCAATAACAATTTAGACTTCAGAGGATATGACCTCCAATATATACCATTTGGTTTTGGTCGAAGGGGATGCCCTGGAATACACCTAGGCTTAGCAACAGTTAAACTTGTTGTGGCTCAATTAGTACATTGTTTCAGTTGGGAACTTCCAGAAGGTATGACCCCAGATGAGTTGGATATGAATGAGAGATTTGGCCTCACAATACCAAGAGTCAAGCACTTGTTTGCTGTGCCAAGGAATCGTTTTCTCAGGGAATCTTGTAATGAATCAAAATGA
- the LOC137812900 gene encoding aluminum-activated malate transporter 9-like → MATKLSKSGSFRQGLAEKKERLLSEKSIRNISQMGIGVVMMQEEEHSWMVKRWNTVKQVAVKAWDMGRSDPRKVIFSVKMGLALTLISFLIYLKEPFKELIRYSVWAILTVVVVFEFSIGATLSKGFNRGLGTLSAGGLALGMAELSELAGNWQQLMITVSIFTVGFCATYAKLYPTLKPYEYGFRVFLITYCFITVSGYRTGEFLDTAIQRFLLIALGAAVSLGVNICIYPIWAGEDLHNLVTKNFIGVATSLEGVVNNYLQCVEYRKVPSKILTYQAAADDPVYSGYRSAVESTSKEDSLMGFAVWEPPHGRYKMFKYPWKNYVKLSGALRHCAFTVMAMHGCIFSEIQAPAEKRLVFRSELQRVGYEGARVLRELGSKVKKMEKLGPGDLLFEVHVAAEQLQHKIDKKSYLLVNSESWEIGNRARDDEESNPEEEGLFHTDEERRFLEHKSLSEAVLDLRTVEVPHSWEGNPATDASPNMFRKDLSWPDQIYHKLNPVAKEAQESKTYESATSLSLTTFTSLLIEFVARLQNLVDSFDELGETANFFDPLDRQPPVASTAFWTRFRNCLTFGN, encoded by the exons ATGGCTACGAAGTTGTCGAAATCGGGATCGTTTCGTCAGGGTTTGGCGGAGAAGAAGGAGAGGCTTCTCTCGGAGAAGAGTATTCGTAATATTTCTCAGATGGGGATTGGGGTGGTGATGATGCAAGAGGAAGAACACTCGTGGATGGTGAAGCGGTGGAACACGGTTAAGCAAGTGGCTGTGAAGGCATGGGACATGGGTCGCTCTGATCCCAGGAAGGTTATTTTCTCTGTAAAAATGGGTCTTGCTCTGACCCTTATTTCGTTTTTGATCTACCTCAAAGAACCCTTCAAGGAATTGATTCGCTACTCCGTCTGGGCTATTCTAACTGTCGTCGTAGTCTTTGAATTCAGCATAG GGGCCACTCTGAGCAAAGGGTTTAACAGAGGATTAGGAACTTTGTCGGCTGGAGGACTTGCTCTGGGGATGGCAGAGTTATCAGAATTGGCTGGAAATTGGCAGCAGCTTATGATTACTGTAAGCATCTTCACTGTAG GATTTTGTGCCACCTATGCAAAACTATACCCTACTTTGAAGCCTTATGAATATGGGTTCCGCGTGTTCTTGATCACGTATTGTTTCATTACTGTATCTGGGTATCGAACAGGGGAGTTTCTAGATACAGCTATACAAAGATTTTTACTTATTGCACTTGGGGCTGCTGTATCTTTGGGAGTAAATATCTGTATATACCCCATCTGGGCTGGTGAggatctgcataatcttgtcaCCAAAAATTTCATCGGAGTTGCAACATCTTTGGAAG GCGTTGTCAATAACTACCTTCAATGTGTTGAATATAGAAAGGTGCCATCTAAAATTCTTACTTACCAAGCTGCTGCTGATGACCCGGTTTACAGTGGCTACAGATCGGCTGTTGAATCTACAAGTAAAGAAGATTCATTG ATGGGATTTGCTGTGTGGGAACCACCACATGGTCGTTACAAAATGTTCAAATATCCATGGAAGAATTATGTGAAATTAAGTGGGGCTCTAAGGCATTGCGCATTTACTGTCATGGCTATGCATGGATGCATATTCTCTGAAATACAG GCCCCAGCTGAGAAGAGACTAGTTTTCCGTAGTGAGCTTCAAAGGGTAGGTTATGAAGGGGCAAGAGTGTTGCGTGAACTTGGAAGCAAGGTAAAAAAGATGGAGAAACTAGGTCCAGGAGACTTGCTGTTTGAAGTGCACGTGGCTGCAGAGCAATTGCAACACAAGATTGATAAAAAATCATACCTTCTTGTGAATTCTGAGAGCTGGGAAATTGGAAACCGAGCGAGAGATGATGAAGAGAGTAATCCTGAAGAAGAAGGCCTCTTTCACACAGACGAAGAAAGAAGATTTCTGGAGCACAAGTCTCTGAGTGAAGCAGTGCTTGATCTGAGAACAGTTGAAGTTCCACATTCTTGGGAAGGAAACCCTGCAACTGATGCCTCTCCAAACATGTTCAGGAAAGACTTATCTTGGCCTGATCAGATTTACCACAAGTTGAATCCAGTTGCCAAAGAGGCTCAAGAATCAaaaacatacgaaagtgctacTTCACTGTCTCTCACAACATTTACGTCGCTTCTTATTGAATTCGTGGCAAGGCTTCAAAACCTGGTAGATTCATTCGATGAATTAGGTGAAACAGCAAACTTTTTTGACCCACTCGACCGACAACCACCGGTAGCATCAACTGCTTTTTGGACCAGGTTCCGTAACTGCTTAACATTCGGCAACTGA
- the LOC137812903 gene encoding aluminum-activated malate transporter 9-like: protein MAPKLVKSGSFRYGLAEKKERLLSGKSSGDISQIGIGMMMQEGEQSTMVKWWNTVKRVTGKAWEMGRSDPRKIIFSAKTGLALALLSLLIFLREPFKDMSLYCVWAILTVVVVFEFSIGATLSKSLNGGLGTLLAGALSLGMAELSTLAGKWEQLIMIICIFIVGFSATYTKLYPSFKPYEYGFRVFLITYCFITVSGYQTGEFVDTAINRLVLIALGAAVSLGVNICIYPIWAGEDLHNLVVKNFMDVATSLEGVVNNYLHCVEYKKVPSKILTYQAADDPIYNGYRSVVESTSKEDALIGFAVWEPPHGHYKMHKYPWKNYVKLSGALRHCAFMVMAMHGCILSEIQAPAEKRQVFRSELQRVGSEGAKVLRELGNKVKKMEKLDQEDLLYEVHEAAEELQQKIDKKSYLLVNSEGWEIGNRPIEDEESDLQQQGLLNTDEERKFLEHSRSEAVLDLRTVEVPHSWDGNLTLGNNSAVPATNASQNMSRKQTSWPANIYYHKSNAEVKEGHELKTYESASALSLTTFSSLLIEFVARLQNLVDSFEELCETANFVDPLEQQEPLKSHGFWTRLFNC from the exons ATGGCTCCGAAATTGGTGAAATCGGGGTCGTTCCGTTACGGTTTGGCGGAGAAGAAGGAGAGGCTTCTCTCCGGGAAGAGTAGTGGTGATATTTCTCAGATAGGGATTGGCATGATGATGCAAGAGGGAGAGCAATCGACGATGGTGAAGTGGTGGAACACGGTTAAGCGTGTAACTGGGAAAGCATGGGAAATGGGTCGCTCTGATCCAAGAAAGATTATCTTTTCTGCAAAAACGGGTCTTGCTTTGGCCCTTCTTTCGCTTTTGATTTTCCTCAGAGAACCCTTCAAGGATATGAGCCTTTACTGTGTCTGGGCCATTCTTACTGTTGTTGTAGTCTTCGAATTCAGCATAG GGGCAACTCTGAGCAAGAGCTTAAATGGTGGATTGGGGACATTGTTGGCTGGAGCACTTTCTCTGGGGATGGCAGAGTTATCAACATTGGCTGGAAAATGGGAGCAGCTTATAATGATTATATGCATCTTCATTGTAG GATTTTCGGCCACCTATACAAAACTATACCCTTCTTTCAAGCCTTATGAATACGGGTTCCGCGTGTTCTTGATCACGTACTGTTTCATTACTGTATCCGGGTATCAAACAGGGGAATTTGTTGATACTGCTATAAATAGACTTGTCCTCATTGCACTCGGTGCTGCTGTTTCTTTGGGAGTGAATATCTGTATATACCCTATCTGGGCTGGAGAggatctgcataatcttgtcgTAAAAAATTTCATGGATGTTGCAACATCTTTGGAAG GTGTTGTCAATAACTACCTACATTGTGTTGAATATAAGAAGGTGCCATCCAAAATTCTTACTTACCAAGCTGCTGATGATCCAATTTACAATGGGTACAGATCGGTTGTTGAATCGACAAGTAAAGAAGATGCACTG ATAGGTTTTGCTGTCTGGGAACCGCCACATGGTCATTACAAAATGCACAAATATCCATGGAAGAATTATGTGAAATTAAGCGGGGCTCTAAGGCATTGCGCATTCATGGTCATGGCTATGCATGGATGCATACTTTCTGAAATACAG GCCCCAGCTGAGAAGAGACAAGTTTTCCGCAGTGAGCTTCAAAGGGTAGGTTCTGAAGGGGCAAAAGTGTTGCGTGAACTTGGAAACAAAGTTAAAAAGATGGAGAAACTAGACCAGGAAGACTTGCTGTATGAAGTGCACGAGGCAGCAGAGGAATTGCAACAGAAGATTGATAAAAAATCTTACCTTCTTGTGAATTCAGAGGGCTGGGAAATTGGAAACCGCCCAATAGAGGATGAGGAGAGTGATCTTCAACAACAAGGCCTCTTAAACACAGACGAAGAACGAAAATTTCTTGAGCACTCTCGTAGTGAAGCTGTACTTGATCTCAGAACAGTTGAAGTTCCACATTCTTGGGATGGAAATTTAACTCTAGGCAATAACTCTGCTGTACCTGCAACCAATGCCTCTCAAAACATGTCAAGGAAACAGACATCTTGGCCTGCTAACATTTATTACCATAAATCAAATGCCGAGGTGAAAGAGGGTCACGAACTAAAAACCTACGAAAGTGCTAGTGCCCTATCTCTAACAACATTTTCATCTCTTCTGATTGAATTTGTAGCAAggcttcaaaacctggtggatTCATTTGAAGAACTATGTGAAACAGCAAACTTTGTTGACCCTCTTGAGCAACAAGAACCATTAAAATCTCATGGGTTTTGGACCAGGTTGTTTAACTGCTGA
- the LOC137812905 gene encoding uncharacterized protein, which yields MDQPKPNNTDKRKRVRDDSDSLPNSLSNSHKLPRVLNNSSESHRADSAEFELARVDPDIFSMLNDAENVTERDPAVEVEDLDSFIRSFEEEILAPPSNPNLAPEPEAFKPNLGYLLEASDDELGLPPTVAPCEDESSHGTPDSGRVGPEGVDLTGFLGFEDDVRSYGGFGFVGFDDVDDNGGGYVTIDGLFDYAEPGADILWRSESLQAI from the coding sequence ATGGACCAACCCAAACCCAACAACACCGACAAGAGAAAACGAGTTCGGGACGATTCCGACTCGCTCCCCAACTCGCTCTCCAACTCCCACAAACTCCCCCGAGTTCTCAACAACTCTTCCGAGTCTCACCGAGCTGACTCGGCCGAGTTCGAACTCGCCCGAGTCGACCCGGACATTTTCAGCATGCTCAACGACGCGGAGAATGTGACAGAGCGTGACCCCGCCGTGGAGGTTGAGGATCTCGACTCTTTCATCAGGAGTTTCGAGGAGGAAATACTCGCTCCGCCTTCCAACCCCAACCTAGCGCCCGAACCAGAGGCTTTTAAACCGAACCTAGGCTACTTGCTGGAAGCTTCCGACGACGAGCTGGGTTTGCCGCCGACGGTGGCGCCGTGCGAGGACGAGTCATCACATGGAACCCCTGATTCGGGTCGGGTTGGACCCGAGGGAGTGGATCTGACTGGATTTTTAGGGTTTGAGGATGATGTTAGGAGCTACGGAGGTTTTGGCTTCGTTGGGTTCGATGACGTGGATGATAACGGTGGCGGTTACGTGACTATAGATGGATTGTTTGATTATGCGGAACCTGGCGCCGATATTTTGTGGCGGTCGGAGTCGTTGCAGGCGATATAA